Below is a genomic region from Anoplopoma fimbria isolate UVic2021 breed Golden Eagle Sablefish chromosome 20, Afim_UVic_2022, whole genome shotgun sequence.
TTGGAGGTTCCAATGAACTAGAAGAGCAAGTCATTGTCTGGAAATATGTAACAAATACCTATATTTCCACCCAACGTTCACTGTACATACTATGGTCATCTGTTGAACAAAAATGGATGAATCCTGACCTGAGAACCTCCAGTCTACAATGTGGACTTTCCAGTCCAGCACaaagcagcttcactcctgagtcCTTCAGGTCGTTGTGACTCAGGTCCAGCTCCTTCAGACTGGAGGACTGtgagctgaggactgaggacagagcttcacagctttTCTCTGACAGATTACAGCAACTCAGCCtacagaagaacaagaagaagaaactgtgagattattatttgttcagttttaaataatgtcatttatGTAGTTTTTAACCTACAGAGCTTTGTTGGAGGCTTTGACCACTGGCAGCAGCCTCAGAAAATCCTCCTCTGAATCAGCGTGTTTCTTCAGGTCAAACTCTTCCAGATCTTTGTCTGAAGACAGCAACAGGAAGACCAGAGCTGACCACTGAGCGGAGACAGCTCCTGTGTGGACAGATGTCTTGAACACAGACATCCTTTGATCTCCTCAATAAGATGGCTGTCCTTCAGTTCATTCAGACAGTGGAACagattgatgcttttctctggAGACGGATTCTCACCGATCTTCTTCCTGATGTACTTGACTGTTTCCTGATTGGTCGGCGAGCTGCTTCCCGTCGGAGTCACCAGGCCTCGTAGGAGAGTCTGATTGGTCGGCAGTGACAGACCCAGGAGGAAGCGGAGGAACAGGTCCAGGTGTCCGTTTGGACTCTGTAAGGCCTTGTCCACAGCACTCTGGTAGAGGGCTTCAGGTTTGATTCTGAACAGCTTAGACATAAAGGTGGTGGATTTTTCTTCTGACAGCAGATTGACACCAGAGTTGATGAAGGTCAGATGGACATGAAGAGCAGCCAGAAACTCCTGAACACTCAGATGGATGAAGCAGAACACCTTGTCCTGGTacagtcctctctcctctctaaagACCTGTGTGAACACTCCTGAGTACACTGAGGCTGCTCTGATATCGATGCCACACTCTGTCAGGTCGGATTCATAGAAGATCAGGTTTCCTTTCTGCAGCTGATCAAAAGCCAGTTTTCCCAGAGACTCAGTCATCTTCCTGCTCTCTGGACTCCAGTGTGGATCCGTCTCAGCTCCTCCATCGTACTTGACATTCTTGAATTTGGACTGAACCACCAGGAAGTGGATGTACAACTCAGTCAGGGTCTGGGGAAGCTCTCCTCCCTCTATAGTCTTCATCACATCCTCCAGAACTGTAGCAGTGATCCAGCAGAAGACTGGGATGTGGCACATGATGTGGAGGCTTCGTGAGGTCTTGATGTGGGAGATGATCCTGACggcctgttcttcctctctgaaTTTCTTCCTGAAGTACTCGTCCTTCTGGGGGTCAGTgaaccctctgacctctgtcacCATGTCAACACACTCAGGagggatctgattggctgctgcaggtcGTGTGGTTATCCAGAGGCGAGCAGAGGGaagcagtttccccctgatgAGGTTTGTCAGCAGCACATCCACTGAGGTGGACTCTGTAACATCAATCAGGATCTCATTGTTGTGGAAGTCCAGAGGAAGTCGACACTCATCCAGACCGTCAAAGATGAACACAACCGGGAACTCTTCaaacctgcagattcctgcttcTTTGGTTTCAGAGAAGAAGTGATGAACAAGTTCCACCAAGCTGAACTTCTTCTCTTTCAGCACATTCAGCTCTCTGAAGGTGAATGGAAATGTGAACCGTATGTCCTGGTTGGCTTTGTCTTCAGCCCAGTCCAGAGTGAACTTCTGTGTTAAGACTGTTTTCCCGATGCCAGCCACTCCCGTTGTCATCActgttctgattggttcatCTCGTCCAGGTGAGGCTTTAAAGATGTCGTCACATCTGATGGTTGTCTCTGGTCTGTCTGGTTTCCTGGATGCTGTTTCAATCTGTCTGACCTCGTGTTCATTGTTGACCTCTGCGttccctccctctgtgatgTGGAGCTCTGTGTAGATCTGATTCAGAAGGGCGGGGTTTCCTGCTTTAGCGATCCCCTCAAACACGCTTTGAAACCTATTCTTCAGATTAGATTTGAGTTTACGGCGGCACGCTGCAGCTCTAGATCCTACAAGGAAAAACCACAAATAATGTTACAAATCTATTTCCAGATTCTGAGAGGGTGATTGGCATATGGAGTTGTCCTTAATATGGCCTCAACCCACAACTCCCTCACCTGTGCCAACTGAGATCCAAACACATATTACCTAACCTGATaacgttgtgtaatagtgatactcgttactCTGAGAGGTTGGAACATAGTCTGTTtaaaagaagtggacgtagtcctTGTGGTGTCGACTATGTTTTAAAGCCATGAATTCGTCATTTTGGCaattgccatcttggattttgggcTTCACcaccttgtttttttgcaaccagtgaactaaagtgaccatatttggactcaAAGTGACGCcaagcaacctgtcaatcacagtaagcccgccctaaagcataccctgatttatggtctatttgactctaaatggaccaaaaatgttacttaatcaacatcatgctgtattgaagacttgaaactaaagattgagaccataaactcatgtttacaatgtttactgagggaataaatcaagagagaagtagagtcattttctcatagacttctatacaaccagaggagtcgccccctgatggacactaaagagaatgcagctttaacacatgaggcattggcttcacttttcagaaccagaggttgccgcctgggtCTCAAGGAGATATACGTTTCTAAAACATTACGTTTTTACCTAAAAACTTTAACACGTTTATGCTAAACTATCTACTGAACAATTGTAAGAGTGAATGAAGACCTACCCCGCTTtccaggaacagtgttgttcctaatttcattgtcttttgtCTTAAAGTCAACTCTTGTCTTTGGTTAACTTGGTTAACTTTAACACTGTGATCTGACGGCTTTAGCTTctatttgtatgtgtttaacctgatttcactgctgaatcagtttgagatcctggatatatccttcaaataCATACTGTATTAACTTCTGTCTGCTTCGTtctgaaattgctttttaattttCCTATAAATGTGATATgtcttcagggagtgcagttagtgacagtgtgggctccatggtaacgcaGCTGTGACAGCTCAAAGGACTAGATGCAAACGGTCATTGAGTCATCAAACATATTTACAGAAAGATGGAAACTCTTATAGGGATTCAAACGGCATATTTACATTACACTTTAGTGTAAATCTacaataattaacattaattaaaagcCTCTTACTGTTCTGCAGAGAGTCAGCCAGCTTCTCCTTCTTCATTAACCTCAGGAAGTGCTGGGCGATCTTCAGAAATGCCTCTCTGTGCTCTTCCTCTTCACCATCAAACAACTCCTCGTCCTCACCTTGGCTCTCTAAGCATTCTGGGTTATCTGGACTCAGGACCCTCTGGTACTTCTTAAGCTCTTGCTTCATGAAGGCAAACATGTTCTCCTCAAGGAActgtaataaaaagaaaattcactTTACTTTCAACTTGTCGATGACTAGAAGTCTttaatactttacatttaaaaaaaaaaaaaatgatgtttccaTCTTCAGTCAAAACAAATCCTCAATCTCTTTGTACTTCACGTCTCTAACCTGACTCTTGTTATGTTATCGTGCCAGGGCTCCAGATTGATCATTTTGTGACTGCTAGATGACTTGTTACTGTTTCATGTAACGCTGCCATGTAAGTCGATTTAAATCAGTGGAGTGGGCTGATTCAGAGGTCTGGAGTAGTACCAGTGGAAAAGTTAGTCTGGAGCCCTGCTTGCTAACTTGCCGCAATTACCTTAGCCATTTTGCCAGGTAATGGATACTTCGCAATACAAAATATTGTCCGTGCCAAAGTGTTTGTGTTGAGACACAATGTGTCAGAGCTATAAAAGTGAACATCTCTGCATGGATCCAGTCTTGCTAGATACTAGTTAAAGGCAGGTTTTTACAGTACACACCTTAAATATGGAGTCCAGCTCTGTTTGACAACCAGCGACAACCTCTGACATCTCCTGGTGAACTCTGTGGAGAAAAACATGATCCGTTAGTGATGACGACTGAACTGTTCTCAGGTGTAACTGAACCCTgaacaataaaagcagaaatataCGTCAATGACTTGAACACGCAGCTTGTTATGGAGAATCTGTTCTCTCAAAACACTGACGTGAGgtagatcttgggtagataataactacaataaacataaaacaacatttttacaagataatTACTCAATGCTGATTTATAGAGAAAACCATAAAGTGCATTTTTGGATGGATGggcaaaaacaacattgaatGAAACTGACAATGACTCTTTGAGCACATAAAGATAAAGAATTTATCAAAAGTTACTGATTGGTTTGGGTTAAACTCATCCTAAATTTAAACCATTGGCTGGATATTGTGGAGACATTGGAAGGAAACTGCATttccagaaacaaaaaaacatttttttgtgacgACTTTTTAAGAAATGTTGCACTGCACATTATGGTGACTCTTCTTCAatctaaaatgaataaacatgcacatttgatttatttcaaagagTTAAATGTTAGgattgatattattttaaaactgaGCGGTTAGTTCAGAGCTGGTGTCCGATGGGAAGTaagaaagaagggaaaaaatatGGATTCAGAATAATGAAAAGCGGTGTAGCGGAGAATCTGGTCTTATAGAGAGGTGAAGTCCCGTCCCATCCGGTTGACCACCATGGGACCTTGTTTCGGAAAAAATATGTACGATAATCAATGGCTAGTGACAAATAATTTTTTGATCCCTTTTGatttgtgccatgaattacacatatgatgtttgtcaaaataaaaagataacttTCAAGTCAAGAAAGTTGCATTTTGTCATAGAACTGACATATAGGACTgtgaaaatacataaaagaaaacacagctcAGATTACGTTACCTTTGTGCTCAAAAATAAGTAATTCTATGACAAATCTAAGACAAAATCAGGCTTTCATGCctttaaattatctttaaaattGATATGATATGGGCAATTCAGGccacaattcaaacaggatcaaCAGAAATAGAACATAAAAGTCTCTCGCTGTTGACAActtcaaaatgtattactttgCCTCTCTTTAGTGTCTGACATTGAGCTCGAACCtttgaggaggaagatgaattagaagaaaaaaaataaacttttaaattaaGAGACAAAGTTACCAGGTGCATCACATTTAAGGAAATTAAACAAATCAGTGCAGTGCAAATCAGATGGACGAGGTAGAGCTGCGATTGTTTAAAAGCAGaaagatttaaataaacaatgcCGTGATGTTAGAGTAgtgttatataatattttaagacATTCTTGGAGACTTTGGGCTCAAAAAGTTTTGTAGACTTACTCAGAAATTGAATCTTGCTGTTTGAAAGCCACAGGGAAATCCATGGACAtgtcactcttcatggacacacaggaTGGTGAAGGAGAATCTGCTTTTTTCTGCTCAGTCCTGAAGAAATGGACAAAAGACAGGTGGAAGAATATGAAGCTAAATGACTTTGTTCTTTGGGCTCTGGAGCTTTGGAAGTAATCAACAGCAAATATACAAAGCTTTGCACTCAGcatgcagtgtttcccacacaTAGACTTACTTTGGCAGGCCACCCATGtatgtttacagtatttaaaaaatgtgtatccATCTGAGAGAACCACGCCCTCTATGACCGATTGAGCGGCAGGATGGTGGATGGAGAGCTTATGGATAAAATGTAGTAATATCCCTTAAGTTGTGCATAAAAAGTTTTGTTGACTTACTCTGACTTTGAATTTTGCTGTTTGAAAGCCACAGGGAAATCCATGGACAtgtcactcttcatggacaaACAGGATGGTGAAGAGGAATCTGCTTTTTTCTGATCAGTCCTGAAGAAATGGACAAAAGACAGGTGGAAGAATATGAAGCTAAATGACTTTGTTCTTTGGGCTCTGGAGCTTTGGAAGTATCGGCAGCAAATATACAAAGCTTTGCACTCAATatgcagtgtttcccacacaTAGAAAGTCAGAGTTATCTCATCTTTCTTGACAGTTTTGTATGAATGAGCACATTTGTAgcattttgttcaaaatcacaCCTCAAACCACATCTAGCTCCCCATCGTAACTGCGCCCGCTTCCTTGTCTCAGCAAAGAGTGAGACGGTGGTTTGTCTTGCGCACAATATTGAACTTTGACTTCAGACAAGGTCAGAGTTCATgtacacataaaacatttttggttttaagaattatattaaatattgtaattttcaAATCTACATTAATGCAAGCGTTTTTGATTCAAAATGAACAGCAACACAATTCAATATAATTTTTAGACAGAGTTCCATGGTGACTAGTGCTATTGTTAGAACATGCCTTGCGGGCGACTCACGTGGTCCCTGCTGGCACCATGTTGGCTACCTCTGgtttacagtatttaaaaaatatgtatccATCTGAGAGAACCACGCCATCCATGACCGATTGAGCGATTCTATGGCAAATGGAGAGCTAATGGCTAAATGTAGTTATATCCCATAATTTGTGCTTAAAAAGTTTTGTTGACTTACTCTGACTTTGAATCTTGCTGTTTGAAAGCCACAGGGAAATCCATGGACAtgtcactcttcatggacacacaggaTGGTGAAGAGGAAACTGCTTTTTTCTGATCAGTCCTGAAGAAATGGACAAAAGACAGGTGGAAGAATATGAAGCTAAATGACTTTGTTCTTTGGGCTCTGGAGCTTTGGAAGTAATCAACAGCAAATATACAAAGCTTTGCATCAGcatgcagtgtttcccacacaTAGACTTTACTTTGGCGGGCCGCACAGGtatgtttacagtattttaaaaatgtgtttccatcTGAGAGAACCACGCCCTCTATGACCGATTGAGAGGTTCTATGGCAAATGGAGAACTAATGGCTAAATGTAGTTATATCCCATAATTTGTGCTTAAAAAGTTCTGTTGACTTactcagaaaatatatattgccCTGTGAAAGCCACAGGGAAATCCATGGACAtgtcactcttcatggacacacatgATGGTGAAGGAGAATCTGCTCTTTTCTGCTCATTCctgaagaaatggaaaaaagacaAGTTGAAGAATATGAAGTTAAATGATTGTGATTTTTGGGCTCTGGAGCTTTGGAAGTAATCAACAGCAAATTTACAAGGTTTTGCACTCAGCAGGCAGTGTTTCCCACTCCTATATGGTGAATCAGAGTTATGGGTCATCTGGTGATTACACCTTGCTTTTATGCTACACTGGTTAACAGAGCCAAACAAAGTTGTCACTTATCTGGTGATAAAGATGTGCTTGTCTACTCTGTGACAggagtgtgttaatgtgtttaacATAAATTTGATAATTTAACTCATTTAGGGGCTGGCTAGCTAGCTTGATAGCTTACAAATTCCACCATGCTTCAATGCTACACTGGTAAAAGTTATATGCTTCATActctgtgacaagagtgtgtggatgaggcaataaattgttaaaattcaggttgctaattccaccatgctacAGTCACAGAACATATTAAGCCCAAATTTGGGTTCAAAAAGTTCTGTTGACTTACTCTGAAACTGAATCTTGCTGTTTGAAATCCACAGGGAAAACCATCGGCTTCACAATCTTCATTGGCAAACGGGTTTGTGAAGGAGTATCTGCTTTTGTCTGCGTAGTCCTGAAGAAATAGAGAGTTCACAAAAGACAGGTGGAAGTATTAGTTTCTCAATAACTGTGAAGAACAATGTTGTGTTACGATTTACCTCCCATAGTAATccaaattttaaaaatgtcattcagATATTGGAACGTAATCAAAACACTATCAGGTTTGTTTCCAAAAAGCTAAATGCATCCCAAAAACGTTAAGTGACTCATGACAGTGGACTGTTTTCAGAGCTCTGATACGAACAGCTCAGATATCTTCATCGTACCTCTTTGTTTCGATCCATTTTTCATTCAGCGTGGTGCTGGAGGGCTGGACTCCCTCCCCGTTGTCAGTCGACTCACTCATGGTGGAAAGTGCTCctttacacaaaaacacccaACATGCCGCGTTAGCTGGACTGAATTACAGTTGTAATCAATCATGTACATAAAATGTACTTGAGAAATCTCACAAAGATTTGTAATATTagataaaaaatctaaataagtagagagtaaaaatgacaaatactgCATTAAAACTTAAATTGGGTTATTTAGAACATATTTAGTGGATTAAATGTGAAGGTGTATTGGTTAAATTAATTGGCAACTAAAACATTCCAACCTGTCCAAAGTGcggatttgctgcttttaactgttttatagGTTTGTAAACCgaacattttagtgttttaacAGAATAAGGCAGCTAATGACAACCACCTCTCTACATATTAGcaagacacacagactttatagttgtttagcctctttttgttgttttcttgtggCTCTTTGTAGTTATTATGCATCTCTGGCCTAAGAGTGTCCAGACAGCCAGACCAGGAAGGAGGCAGGGCAGAAGGAGGAATCGGTACCCCAAACTGCACAGCCTGCCAGCTCCTGCGCCGGAGGTCCGAGCCGCTGGGCTGCAGCTTTCCCTGAATCCCGTTcccgcagcgtccccctgctcgaGAGGCCGTGTCGCCAGAGGTCCAGGTCCGAGAGACCGTGTCGCTAaagccccaggtccgagagcTCCAGTCTCGAGAGCGGATCCGTCCGCCTGGTCACCTCCAGAGAAGCCCCGTCCGCCTGGTCATCCCCCTGGCCGACCTCCAGAAAGCattcctcacttcctgttcctcacttcctgttcctcgcttcctgttcctcgcttcctgttcccgctgggccgcagcgtccccctgcccGTGTTTAGCGgtgagccccagtctccagagcggATCCGTCCGCCTGGTCGGCCCCttgcccgacctccagagactGCTCACTGCTGAATCTGCTCATGCCCGGTTTCCTTCTGTTTATTCTATCCTGAATTAAAACTCATACCAACTAGTCCTCGTGTCTGTCACACTGCTATTGGGTCCTAAATACACCCGTGACAAACAGTCTATTGCAACTATAGATAACATGTAGTGGATTACATTTAGTCATTTGTATTTGTAGCATTACCCTTAAAGTAAAGTAGAAAGCACCACAAAATTGAATGTAAAAGTACACACTGGTTCTCTTAAGTTTTACAGACCTCGGTTGTCTCCCggttaaataatgttaaaaaaattacaattaaaacaatctctattaaaaaatataaaaacctggTGACGAAGACCTTCAGAAGAGGAATTACCGACTGAGTCTCcatgaacaacaaaacatcccCATGATATTGCAGAAGTGATAAATCATGTGTTCATTGCCATAAATAAAGCATAACAGAACTGAAACTCCTTCTTCCTGTATTTACTTCAGTAAACTCACAGTGACATTGCTGCCATCTTCTGGAAAGAAATGGTATACTTCAATGACAAAGTTATACACTGCTGTACCCACAAAACATATAAACCACTAGTCTGAGACATTGTCTACAGcttaaaaaggtgttaaataCAATTTGGTgatgattaatgttttttttgttaatgtaagAGCAGTTAGAACAGACGAGGGTTAAGGTGCAATAAAAAGAGTTGTCAATAATGTCAGACAATGACTAATGCAAACGTGTTGAAGACTAAATCAAGCATGGGTTGACCGCAGTAGGGTGGGGTTAAATAAAGTGGAAGTTAAAAAATACAAGTACCTCGAAATTGTACCCCAGTGAGTACAGTGGTGGCATTTCATCATATGGA
It encodes:
- the LOC129108998 gene encoding LOW QUALITY PROTEIN: NACHT, LRR and PYD domains-containing protein 4F-like (The sequence of the model RefSeq protein was modified relative to this genomic sequence to represent the inferred CDS: inserted 1 base in 1 codon), coding for MSESTDNGEGVQPSSTTLNEKWIETKRTTQTKADTPSQTRLPMKIVKPMVFPVDFKQQDSVSENEQKRADSPSPSCVSMKSDMSMDFPVAFTGQYIFSETDQKKAVSSSPSCVSMKSDMSMDFPVAFKQQDSKSETDQKKADSSSPSCLSMKSDMSMDFPVAFKQQNSKSETEQKKADSPSPSCVSMKSDMSMDFPVAFKQQDSISEVHQEMSEVVAGCQTELDSIFKFLEENMFAFMKQELKKYQRVLSPDNPECLESQGEDEELFDGEEEEHREAFLKIAQHFLRLMKKEKLADSLQNRSRAAACRRKLKSNLKNRFQSVFEGIAKAGNPALLNQIYTELHITEGGNAEVNNEHEVRQIETASRKPDRPETTIRCDDIFKASPGRDEPIRTVMTTGVAGIGKTVLTQKFTLDWAEDKANQDIRFTFPFTFRELNVLKEKKFSLVELVHHFFSETKEAGICRFEEFPVVFIFDGLDECRLPLDFHNNEILIDVTESTSVDVLLTNLIRGKLLPSARLWITTRPAAANQIPPECVDMVTEVRGFTDPQKDEYFRKKFREEEQAVRIISHIKTSRSLHIMCHIPVFCWITATVLEDVMKTIEGGELPQTLTELYIHFLVVQSKFKNVKYDGGAETDPHWSPESRKMTESLGKLAFDQLQKGNLIFYESDLTECGIDIRAASVYSGVFTQVFREERGLYQDKVFCFIHLSVQEFLAALHVHLTFINSGVNLLSEEKSTTFMSKLFRIKPEALYQSAVDKALQSPNGHLDLFLRFLLGLSLPTNQTLLRGLVTPTGSSSPTNQETVKYIRKKIGENPSPEKSINLFHCLNELKDSHLIEEIKGCLCSRHLSTQELXSAQWSALVFLLLSSDKDLEEFDLKKHADSEEDFLRLLPVVKASNKALLSCCNLSEKSCEALSSVLSSQSSSLKELDLSHNDLKDSGVKLLCAGLESPHCRLEVLRLSGCLITKKGCASLASALKTNPSHLRELDLSYNNPGDSGQELLSGGLKDQHWRLDTLRMDNGGSQKMKPGLMKYARKLELDNTTANKQLILSDNNMKMTVRKEKQPYPDDPGRFDYWKQVLCTDGLTGRCYWEVEWEGHVYIAVAYKEIKRGQGEDSCLGKNDQSWSLNCSNDGYSILHDKKVVAIDVPPLNRVGVFLDWSAGTLSFYRVSTDKLTHIHTFNTKFKGAVYPAFRVKMDPLNSSVSLCKIP